Proteins from a single region of Chryseobacterium sp. T16E-39:
- a CDS encoding import component protein, translating to MNNKTLSIISYITPLGWILAYFLGRDNADSLLKYHLRQSLGLMLISIIFNIIMRILVSITPLLSFLGIAGLLIIIFWILGMINAANGAEKPVPILGKMFEDKFAFIG from the coding sequence ATGAACAACAAAACTTTATCCATCATTTCCTATATTACCCCTCTAGGCTGGATCTTAGCTTATTTTTTAGGAAGAGACAATGCAGATTCACTGCTTAAATACCATTTAAGACAATCATTAGGGCTTATGCTTATTAGTATTATTTTCAATATTATCATGAGAATCCTGGTTTCTATAACACCTCTTTTATCATTTTTAGGAATTGCAGGGCTTCTGATTATTATATTCTGGATATTAGGAATGATCAACGCAGCCAATGGTGCTGAAAAACCGGTTCCTATATTGGGTAAAATGTTTGAGGACAAATTTGCTTTTATAGGGTAA